CTGCACTCCGACGTCGACACGCTGCGCCGGGTCGAACTGCTCACCGAACTGCGTGCCGGCGTCTACGACGTGCTGGTCGGCATCAACCTCCTGCGGGAGGGGCTCGACCTGCCCGAAGTGTCGCTGGTGGCGATCCTGGATGCCGACAAGGAGGGGTTCCTGCGCTCGTCGACGTCGCTCATCCAGACGATCGGTCGTGCGGCGCGGAACGTCTCCGGCCAGGTGCACATGTACGCCGATGTCATGACGGATTCGATGGCCCGCGCCATCGAGGAGACGACGCGACGGCGCGAGAAGCAGGTCGCGTACAACCTCGAACGCGGGGTCGACCCGCAGCCGCTCCGCAAGAAGATCAACGATATCACCGAAATGCTTGCGCGGGAGGGAGCCGACACGGCCGAGCTGCTCGCCGGTCGCGGCGGCAAGAAGAAGAGCCCGACCCCGAACCTGCGGCGCGAGGGCATCGCGGCCGCGGGTGCGAACGAGCTCGAGGGCCTCATCGGCGACCTCAACGACCAGATGATGACGGCCGCCGCCGAACTGAAGTTCGAGCTGGCCGCGCGACTCCGGGACGAGCTCGGCGACCTGAAGCGCGAGCTCCGCCAGATGGAGAAGGCGGGCCACATCTGAGGTATGCTCGACAACGGTGGCGACCCGTGGCCGGGGTCAAACATGAGCAAGGTTTCAAAGCATCGGGCCTCTGCGCTCTGGTAGCGAATCACTCAGGTGAGTACTCATGAGGTATGCCTGAACTGCATTCTGAAGCCGCCCGCATCTTCGGCGAACGCGTGAGGTCGTCCCGCCTCCAACTCGGGGTGAGCCAGGAGCATGTCGCCGAGCTGGCGGAAATGCACGTCACGAACGTCGGCAAGATCGAGCGGGGCCAGACGAACCCGAGCCTCTCGACGATCGTTGCGCTGGCGGGTGCGCTGAGTGCGGATCCGGGATCGTGGCTCACGGGCATCCGCCCGGAGATGGTGCCCGGGCGCTCGCACACCCTGACGGCGGCCGAATTCATCCGGGAGCGCACCCAGCGCGCCTAGCTCGAGCAGCGCAGTCGCGCCCTCCGCGCCCTCCGCGCCCCCAGAACGGTTCCGCTGCAGTTCGTCGCATGCGCGGGTGCGCGCGCAGGCGCGGAAGCGACAAACGTGCGCGGAACAGCGTGCGAGGGCGCCTCCGCTCTCAGCGTAGAACGGCGACCGCAGCGACCCCACGGGAGGGAGTGTCAGTGGCAGACCATAGACTTCTAGG
Above is a genomic segment from Subtercola boreus containing:
- a CDS encoding helix-turn-helix domain-containing protein: MPELHSEAARIFGERVRSSRLQLGVSQEHVAELAEMHVTNVGKIERGQTNPSLSTIVALAGALSADPGSWLTGIRPEMVPGRSHTLTAAEFIRERTQRA